TATCGAGGATGAGCCGGAACTCACGGTCGTGGTCTTCCGCAGTGACAAGCCGGGTTACTTCATCGCGCACTGGGACCTCATGTCCGACTCCGCCCGTGTGGCCGGGATGCCGCCCGGACCAACGGGCCTCCACCCGTACCTGGACAACTTCGTCCGGTTGAGCAAGCTGCCCGTGGCCACCATCTCGGAGATCCGCGGACGCACCCGCGGCGCGGGCAGCGAATTCGTGCTCTCAACGGACATCCGCTTCGCATCCGAGAACGCTGTCCTGGGCCAGTTCGAGGTCGGCGTGGGCAGCGTTCCGGGAGGCGGCGCCATGGCGCGGCTGGGGCGCCTGGTCGGCCGCGGGCGCGCACTGGAGATCCTGCTCGGCGGCGATGACATGCCGGCCGGTGTGGCGGCCGAGTACGGCTACGTGAATCGAGTTGTCCCGGACGCCGACATCGAGGCTTTCACCGACGCGTTCGCGCGCCGTATCGCGGGCTTCGACAGGGTGGCCGTCGCCGGCATCAAAGGACTGGTCGATGCGGCCACCCTGCCGGCGAACGAGGAGTTGGCGCGCGGCCTGCAAGCGTACTTCGCCACCGCGGGCCGCCCGGAGAACCGGCCGTTCGTCCAACTACTGTTCGACAACGGGCTCCAGCAACCCGGCGGCATCGAGACCGACCTCGGTACGACGATTGGGACGCTCCGCCAGAACCTCGATCGACCATGACGCCGGAGCGCGAACGCCCAGCGCAGCGCCCTGAAGGG
The sequence above is a segment of the Actinomadura coerulea genome. Coding sequences within it:
- a CDS encoding enoyl-CoA hydratase/isomerase family protein, producing MSTAEQFHVSEVTRSYWRVTFDNGPVNLMDPDTIEQLGELIGRIEDEPELTVVVFRSDKPGYFIAHWDLMSDSARVAGMPPGPTGLHPYLDNFVRLSKLPVATISEIRGRTRGAGSEFVLSTDIRFASENAVLGQFEVGVGSVPGGGAMARLGRLVGRGRALEILLGGDDMPAGVAAEYGYVNRVVPDADIEAFTDAFARRIAGFDRVAVAGIKGLVDAATLPANEELARGLQAYFATAGRPENRPFVQLLFDNGLQQPGGIETDLGTTIGTLRQNLDRP